A section of the Spirosoma pollinicola genome encodes:
- a CDS encoding SusC/RagA family TonB-linked outer membrane protein, whose protein sequence is MRKFICMSMLLICALSITAWAQDRRIIGKVTSAEDGSSLPGVSVVLKGTSKGTTTDAGGIFDISVPSAKGITLVFSFVGVATQEVPVGNQSEVNVSLVSDSRLLTEVVVTGSGVATSKAKLGIAVESVSAKDLPQTPTASIDQALIGKIPGAQISSTSGNPGDPVNILLRGINSVQGGTKPLIMVDGVQIASTDINSLDLSNVDRVEVVQGAASASIYGAQGANGVIQVFTKKGKKGRTAVNFSSSYSANEFLNTGNVHKADLHPYLTDANNNIIDTQGNILDYTQYGAIEGISYKYGGATRYAIQDIRNDANTPYSGNLKYYDHFKQVFKTGSTTNNNINVSGASEKSDFNIAAANNHTSSPILTKENGYIDRSNLSANIGTELFKGFTIRSTTQLVYTKNTLKPGLGAAYGPFNGGNGNVGSVYNFLNTSPFFDLTRKLADGTYPVYPTADFLSVNAGNPYYQASYTDAINNKIDVLQNFNANYKINKFLELDAKYGINYRNETARWTYFNQSQNTSSEYYQSWTANYAPDNKGEIDNFQYNNTFQNFLGTAFIRTDFQDDFHIKLPIQTSTQISFDYRKNRSTQYDTYGVGLSTAPPFNVAATSSQAVANDIVTPFITYGYLVNQKVDFGDYGGITAGFRTDWSSAFGAGSTPFTFPHFDGHIAPLSFFKNSSLSNTLPYFKLRAAYGEAGIQPGAFDRYPVLSQRNLGSGLVYTVPTTTQNPNLKVEVSKELEIGTDFTIGGNSNRAWLSSLSGSFTYWKRSSANVIYTVSVPPSLGSTGQLTNAIDMSSNGVQFSLSLPIYRSKDLKWDFTTNFGHQVSKIDAISGGADIILTSNAGSTALVLTPGQPIGQVYGYKTLTSLDFKNQEGVPYITDANRGNYTMVGNYVVDKTTYQPQFTNETYPLMNPNPKFNASFINGVSFKNFVTLNFQFDWVYGSHLYNQTKEWMYRDGISGDFSKPVTIDGKTGAYTAYWSGAYYGLWGSTRGAGNNATKDFFVEDASFVRLRNISLAFDIAKVVKLPYLNKAQIVFTGRNLMTFTKYTGYDPEISSGTSNSSFDRGVDHSTLPNIKSYQVGLNIGF, encoded by the coding sequence ATGAGAAAATTTATATGCATGAGCATGCTCTTGATTTGCGCACTCAGCATAACTGCCTGGGCGCAGGATCGACGGATTATCGGTAAGGTTACCTCAGCCGAAGATGGATCTTCCTTACCAGGGGTTTCGGTGGTTTTAAAAGGAACCTCAAAGGGTACGACCACCGATGCCGGTGGTATTTTTGACATCTCAGTTCCATCTGCCAAAGGAATTACGCTGGTGTTCAGTTTTGTGGGCGTTGCAACACAGGAAGTACCTGTTGGCAATCAATCGGAAGTGAACGTGAGTTTAGTATCCGATTCGCGCTTACTTACCGAAGTCGTAGTAACAGGTAGCGGGGTAGCAACCAGCAAGGCCAAGCTGGGTATTGCCGTAGAAAGTGTCTCAGCCAAGGATTTACCGCAAACGCCAACGGCTTCCATTGATCAGGCGCTGATCGGGAAAATTCCGGGTGCGCAAATTTCCTCTACCAGTGGTAATCCCGGCGATCCCGTCAACATTCTGCTGCGTGGTATCAACAGCGTACAGGGTGGTACCAAACCTCTGATCATGGTGGATGGTGTACAGATTGCTTCGACCGACATTAACTCGCTCGATCTTAGCAATGTAGATCGTGTAGAAGTTGTACAGGGTGCCGCTTCGGCTTCGATCTACGGGGCGCAGGGTGCAAACGGGGTAATTCAGGTGTTTACCAAAAAAGGGAAAAAGGGCCGCACGGCTGTTAATTTTTCTTCCAGCTATTCGGCTAATGAGTTTCTCAATACGGGAAATGTTCATAAAGCCGACTTGCATCCTTATTTGACTGATGCCAATAATAACATCATCGACACTCAGGGCAATATCCTCGATTATACGCAGTATGGAGCCATCGAAGGTATTTCCTATAAATATGGTGGCGCTACTCGCTACGCCATTCAGGATATTCGCAATGATGCCAACACACCCTACAGTGGCAATCTGAAATATTACGATCACTTCAAACAGGTATTTAAAACCGGTAGCACGACCAATAATAACATCAACGTGTCGGGTGCTTCGGAAAAAAGCGACTTTAACATCGCTGCCGCCAATAACCATACCAGCTCGCCAATTCTGACGAAAGAGAATGGGTACATTGATCGCAGCAACCTGTCGGCCAATATTGGTACCGAGCTATTCAAAGGGTTTACAATTCGTTCCACGACGCAATTAGTCTACACCAAAAACACACTGAAACCGGGCCTGGGCGCTGCCTATGGGCCGTTTAACGGGGGAAATGGTAACGTGGGATCTGTTTATAATTTCTTAAATACGTCGCCATTTTTCGATCTGACCCGTAAGCTGGCCGATGGTACCTACCCGGTTTATCCAACTGCTGACTTTTTGAGCGTAAATGCTGGCAACCCTTACTATCAGGCATCGTATACGGATGCAATCAATAACAAGATCGACGTTCTCCAGAATTTCAATGCCAATTACAAGATCAACAAATTTCTGGAACTGGATGCCAAATATGGTATCAACTACCGGAACGAAACGGCTCGCTGGACTTACTTCAATCAGTCTCAGAATACAAGCTCAGAATACTATCAATCCTGGACTGCCAATTATGCACCTGACAACAAGGGTGAAATCGACAACTTCCAGTATAACAATACGTTCCAGAACTTCCTGGGTACGGCCTTCATCCGGACAGATTTCCAGGATGATTTCCATATCAAGTTGCCAATTCAAACGAGCACCCAGATATCGTTTGACTACCGTAAAAACCGGTCGACGCAATATGATACCTATGGTGTAGGCTTAAGTACGGCTCCCCCCTTCAACGTGGCAGCAACGTCCTCGCAGGCCGTAGCCAATGACATCGTGACTCCGTTCATTACCTACGGCTATCTGGTGAATCAGAAAGTTGATTTCGGTGATTATGGTGGCATCACGGCTGGTTTCCGAACAGACTGGTCGTCGGCCTTTGGTGCCGGATCAACGCCGTTCACCTTCCCGCACTTCGATGGTCATATTGCGCCTTTATCGTTCTTTAAGAACAGCAGCCTCTCTAATACGCTGCCTTACTTTAAGCTGCGGGCAGCTTATGGCGAAGCGGGTATTCAGCCGGGTGCTTTTGACCGCTACCCCGTGTTGAGCCAGCGTAATTTGGGTTCAGGGCTGGTGTACACCGTTCCTACAACGACCCAGAACCCAAACCTGAAAGTGGAGGTATCGAAAGAGCTTGAAATTGGTACTGACTTCACCATCGGCGGCAATTCGAACCGGGCCTGGCTAAGTTCACTTTCGGGTTCGTTTACGTACTGGAAACGTTCGAGCGCCAACGTGATTTACACGGTGAGCGTACCGCCATCACTGGGTTCGACGGGCCAGTTGACCAACGCCATCGACATGTCGTCAAACGGGGTTCAGTTCTCGTTGAGTTTGCCAATTTACCGGTCTAAAGACCTGAAATGGGATTTCACAACCAACTTCGGCCATCAAGTGTCTAAGATTGATGCGATCTCGGGTGGGGCCGACATTATCCTGACGTCAAATGCGGGTAGCACGGCGCTGGTTCTAACGCCTGGTCAGCCAATTGGTCAGGTATATGGCTACAAAACCTTAACCAGTCTGGACTTTAAAAACCAGGAAGGTGTACCGTACATAACGGATGCCAACCGGGGCAACTACACGATGGTGGGTAACTATGTGGTCGACAAAACCACCTATCAGCCTCAGTTCACTAACGAGACTTATCCGTTAATGAACCCAAACCCGAAGTTTAACGCGTCGTTTATCAATGGTGTAAGTTTCAAAAACTTCGTGACGCTGAACTTTCAGTTCGACTGGGTTTATGGCAGTCACCTCTACAACCAGACGAAAGAATGGATGTACCGCGATGGTATCAGCGGTGATTTTAGCAAACCGGTTACCATCGATGGAAAAACGGGTGCGTACACCGCCTACTGGTCTGGTGCTTACTATGGCTTGTGGGGTAGCACACGGGGTGCGGGTAATAACGCCACCAAAGATTTCTTCGTAGAAGATGCGTCGTTCGTTCGGTTACGGAATATTTCGCTGGCGTTCGATATCGCCAAGGTGGTTAAACTGCCCTACCTGAACAAAGCACAGATCGTCTTTACGGGCCGCAACCTGATGACCTTCACGAAGTATACGGGCTATGATCCTGAAATCAGCTCTGGCACATCGAACTCCTCGTTCGACCGGGGTGTCGATCACAGTACCCTGCCAAACATCAAGTCGTATCAGGTGGGTCTGAATATTGGTTTCTAG
- a CDS encoding YegP family protein: MTTRANGKVQFNLKAGNGQTMLGSEGYSFKSSCKTTPNRFGKFAGRRKI; the protein is encoded by the coding sequence ATTACGACCAGAGCAAACGGAAAAGTTCAGTTTAATCTAAAAGCAGGCAATGGCCAGACAATGCTGGGTAGCGAAGGCTATTCATTCAAGTCAAGTTGCAAAACGACACCAAATCGGTTTGGAAAATTTGCAGGACGACGCAAAATCTGA
- a CDS encoding YegP family protein codes for MQDDAKSDHKTSSNGKPYFNLNAGKGQAISSSEMYISEASRDNGIDSVNWLK; via the coding sequence TTGCAGGACGACGCAAAATCTGATCATAAAACATCGTCAAATGGTAAGCCTTATTTTAACCTAAATGCCGGAAAAGGGCAAGCTATTAGCTCGAGCGAAATGTACATAAGCGAAGCATCGAGAGATAACGGTATTGACTCTGTAAACTGGCTAAAGTAG
- a CDS encoding SGNH/GDSL hydrolase family protein, translated as MTTIIRSLLFLLTVGLLAMSAAKPTRVVFFGDSITQAGVGPGGYIDRLKKMLPSDQFELIGAGIGGNKIYDLFLRMDDDVLAKQPDVVIVWVGVNDVWHKASFGTGTDPDKFVKFYEALVKKLKAANARVMLCTPAAIGEKTDFSNQQDGDLNQYSQLIRDLAKRQNIPLIDLRKAFLEYNMKNNPENKEKGILTTDRVHLNEAGNILVAEQMQKALTEAVK; from the coding sequence ATGACAACAATTATCCGATCTCTGCTTTTCCTGTTAACTGTTGGTTTGCTCGCCATGAGTGCAGCTAAACCTACCCGTGTCGTTTTCTTTGGGGATTCCATCACCCAGGCTGGTGTTGGTCCCGGTGGCTATATCGACCGTTTGAAAAAAATGCTTCCTTCAGACCAGTTCGAGTTGATTGGCGCAGGCATTGGCGGCAATAAAATCTATGACCTGTTTCTGCGTATGGACGATGACGTGCTAGCCAAACAACCCGATGTGGTAATTGTGTGGGTGGGCGTGAACGATGTGTGGCACAAAGCTTCATTTGGCACTGGCACCGATCCCGACAAATTCGTGAAGTTCTACGAAGCGTTGGTTAAAAAACTCAAGGCGGCCAATGCCCGCGTGATGTTATGTACCCCGGCGGCTATTGGCGAGAAAACGGATTTCAGTAATCAGCAGGATGGCGACCTCAACCAGTATAGCCAGCTGATTCGCGACCTCGCCAAACGGCAGAACATTCCCCTGATCGACCTGCGGAAAGCGTTTCTGGAGTACAATATGAAGAACAATCCCGAAAATAAAGAGAAGGGCATCCTGACCACCGACCGCGTTCACCTGAACGAAGCGGGCAACATACTCGTAGCCGAGCAGATGCAGAAGGCATTGACAGAAGCGGTGAAATAA